Sequence from the Paenibacillus riograndensis SBR5 genome:
GCCGGCGCCATTTTTCTGGCAATCAAAAAGAATGGAAAATTCCAAGGGAGGATGCCGGTAGTGACCCCAATCGCCCGTTTGAACACAAAAATATTCTCATTATCCCGGTCACTCTGAACAATCTCACCTTCATACCGGCGTGCCCATTCTGCCATATAGTCCATATAATCCGCTGTAAAGTTAACCTCGACCGTGGATAGTTCCAGTGTCTTGCCTACCTCTTCGGAGATCAGTCTGGCCAGGCTGTCCGCCTCCGCCCGAATCCCTCCGGCAATGGCATGAAGATACTTCCCTCTCTCCACCGCAGGCGTTTCTTCCCAGGCAGTCTGGGCCTTATTCGCTGCATGGATGGCCCGGACCACGTCATTCCTTGTAGCTTTGGGGACCTGTGAAATGACTTCATCTGTTGCCGGATTGGTGACATCCATCCACTCTTTGCCTTCTGACTCGGTAAACTGGCCGTCGATATACATCAAATGTTTTTCCACTGTTTCTCCCCCTTAAGGTAGATCATTCCATTTGCTCTCCCACAGTGTAAACGTTATCAATATTTTTTGTCAACAAGATTCACATTTATTATTTGTTTTTGTGTTGTTTTTTATTGACTTTTTGAGTTAAGCTATTGTTGTGAAGGCTGCGATTGGAGGGATAGGAATGAAAGTCAGTATTTTTTCGACCTGTGTAGTGGACCTTATGGCCCCGAATGTCGGGATCGCTATGGTTCAGGTTCTCGAAAGGCTGGGCTGTGAAATCGATTTTCCCGCTTCGCAGGTGTGCTGCGGCCAACCTACCTACAACAGCGGTTATCTGGAAGATTCCAAGCTTGCAATGAAAAATATGATGCGGGCCTTTGAGCATTCCGATTATGTTGTAGGTCCGTCCGGCTCCTGCATCGCCATGTTCCATGAATACCCGAAAATTTTCAAGGGAGATCCCCAATGGGAGTTGAAAGCGGTTGCGTTAAAGGAGAAAGCGTATGAGTTCACACAATTCATCGTCCGGGTGCTCGGCATTACCGATGTGGGTGCAAGTCTGGAGGGTACCGCAACCTACCACCGCTCCTGCCATATGACAAGACTGCTGGGCGAAAGGGAAACCCCCTTCCAATTGCTTGAGCAGGTGCAGGGACTGCAAATGGAGCCGCTGAAAAACAGCGATAATTGCTGCGGCTTTGGAGGAACCTTTTCGGTAAAAATGCCGGACATCTCTGAGCAGATGGTCAATGAAAAATGCGGTTGTATAACCGAAACCGGAGCGGACATCCTGATCAGTGCAGATATGGGCTGCCTGCTGAACATCGGGGGCCGCCTGTCGCGTAAGGGAGAACCCGTAAAAATCATGCACATTGCAGAAGTGCTGAATCATCACAACCCTACTAAAAAGGAGGAAGCCGGACATGAGCCTGCAAACGGATAAGCGGGAATTCAACGAACGGACTACAGACGGCATCGGCAATCCTTTTATGAGAAATGCTGTAAGCTCAGCCCAGGACAGCCTGAAGACCAGGCGCCTGTCCGCCGCAACCGCTCTTGGAGACTGGGAGCAGTGGCGTACCCTAGGCCAGCAAATCCGCCAGCATACACTTAAGCATCTGGATTATTACCTGGAGCAGTTAGCGGATAACATTGAGAAAAAGGGCGGACATATTTATTTTGCCAAAACCAAAGAAGAAGCAAGCGGCTATATCCGGGATATTATCGTCCAGAAAAAAGCTAAAAAAATCGTCAAATCCAAATCGATGGTCACCGAGGAAATTGAAATGAACCATGTCCTGATGGAAGCCGGCTGTGAACTGACCGAGACGGATCTGGGCGAATACATCCTACAGATGGATGATTGGGACCCGCCTTCGCATATTGTGGCCCCCGCGCTGCATAAGGACCGGAGGCAAATTCAAAGAGTGTTCACGGAGAAGCTTGGATACACCGGCGACGAGAGTCCCGTGAATCTTGCCCGTTATGCCCGGACGGTGCTGCGGCAGAAGTTCCTGGAAGCGGATGTCGGGATCACCGGCTGCAATTTCGCTGTCGCCAACCTGGGCGCGATCAATCTGGTGACCAATGAAGGGAACGGTGACCTCACCGCCGCCATACCGAAAACACATATCGCGGTGATGGGCATGGAGCGCATTGTGCCGACGCTTGAAGAGATGGAAGTGCTGGATAATCTGCTCTGCCGGAGTGCGGTCGGGCAAAAATTGACCAGCTATATTTCCGTCATCGGGCCCTCTGCGTCCGGGGAGACGGATGGTCCTGAGGACTTCCATCTGGTAGTCGTGGACAACGGGCGCTCCGGGATTCTCGGCAGCGAATTCAACGAAGCCCTGCAGTGCATCCGCTGCGGCGCCTGTCTTAATGTCTGCCCGGTCTACCGCCATATCGGCGGCCATGCCTACGGGTCTATTTATCCGGGTCCGATTGGAGCGGTAATCACCCCGCTGCTGGGCGGCTACGATGACTATAAAGAGCTGCCTTTTGCCTCCAGCCTGTGCGCCGCTTGTACGGATGTCTGTCCGGTCAAAATCCCGCTGCATGAGCAGCTGATTCTGCACCGCCAGAATATTGTACAGCAAAAACGCACCGGTGCTGCAGAAAGGCTCCAGATGAAGACAGCCGGAAGGCTGCTGGCCTCCCAGGCTTTGTTCGGCAAAGCCCTGCGGTTTGCCAACCCGGCCAGCCGGCTAATCAGCAGGCATGGACGGATTGCAAGAGGACCGCAGCTGGTCCGTGGCTGGATCAACGCCCGTGATCTCAGCCAGCCGGTCAGACAGCAGGACAGCTTCCGGGCCTGGTTTGACAAACGCAAAGGGAGGGAGGGCCAATGACGGCATCCAACAAGGATTCATTCCTAAACACAATTGCCTCCAAGCTGGGGCGGGAGCGTATCTATGACGTTCAGCGGCCGGACTTGCAGGCCATGGCTCCGGACAGCTATGGCGATTTAACAGCCGATGAGCTGATAGAGATTCTGAAGGAGCAGTGCTTTTTCATTCACACGCAGGTGATTGAATCGAACGCGGAAATCTTGCAGAAAACATTGGATGATCTGATCGCTGCGAATGGCGGAGGGGCTGTAATCACTTCCGGGGATGCCCGGTTTGCCGAATACGGGCTGGAATTCGCAAATGCTTCCGTCTGGGAGGAAGCGGCAGGAAGGGAGCAGAATATTCTGCGCTCCGAAGCAGCCAATACGGCGATTGTCTTTGCCGACTATGCGCTGGCCGAGTCGGGTACGATTGTTGTCGGGAGCCGCCCGGATCAAGGGCGCGCCCTGCATTTTCTGCCTGCCCATTATATTGCGGTGATTGAAAAAAAGCGGATCATGCTCCGCTCGACCCAGGCTGCAGCAGATCTGAACCGGCGGATTCAGGCGGGGGAGCCGCTGGGTTCCTCGATCAATTTCATCTCCGGCCCTTCGAATTCGGCCGATATTGAAATGCAGCTCGTTGTCGGGGTGCATGGTCCGCTGCGGGCGGCCTATGTGCTTATCTAGCAATTCATTTAGCAGATCACTCCTTTTTGGCGATAATCATAAACCGGTTCACATTTTCATAACCATATTTCAGGTAATTAAGCGGCAGCTTGCGGGCAGGAATGAAATTCCTGCGGGTATCGAATATGCGGAACCCTGCGTGCAATAGAGCCTGTTCATCTGCTTCAGGCCGGAGTACATTTACGAACGGCAGTTCACTGAGCAGGCTTTTTCCCTTGCTGCTGCGCTGCCGGATTCTTTTTTCTGTAATCAGAATCAGCATCCAGGATAAAGCGTACCAGAGCCTGCGGAATAATGACTTGTTCTCCTTATACATATAGTTGCCGTCAAAAACAATCAGAGTCCCGCCCGGCTTCAGAAGGCGGTGCCACTCCGCATAGGCCTTCTGCGGATCGGGCAGCGTCCACACCATATCGCGGCAGACGACTGCGTCGAAGCTGTTATCCGGCTCGGCAGTTAAATCCGCTGCATCGCCCACATATGCCTGGACTTTGCATCCATAGCGGTCAAAGTTTCGCGCAGCCCGTTCAATCATTCCCAGTGAAGCATCCACTGCTGTTGCCTGATGCCCCATCTGTGATAAGAGGATAGAGAAAAATCCCGGACCTGTTCCCACATCAAGTACTTTTTGACGGGATTTGAGGCCCATTCCCTGAATAAGCAGCTGCTTCCACAGTCTGACGGTTTTCCTGCTGCGGAATTGAGTCTGGATCACCTTGTCATAACCAACCGAGCTGGAGGTCCAATATTTAGAGATTTCTTGTAGCATCATTCTTCACCTACGTCCAGCTGATTCCAGAAAACCGGTGTGAAGGTGGTGTACCCGGGCTTGAAACCCTTCACCCGCTTATTCACCGCCATGACCTCGTCCGGAAAGTATAGGGCTCCAAACATGGCTTCCTCATACAGCCTGCCAAAGATCGAGTCATAAGCCTTTTGCCTCACCAGCAGATCCGTACTTCCTACCGCTGTATCAATGAATGATTCCAATTCAGCGTCCGACCAAGCAACAGCCGGTGCCTCCGCAGTCTTATGGAACAAGGACAGGAGGAAGGCATGCGGATTATAAGCATCGTCGTAGGTACGGTACATAATAAGGTCGTATGCCTTAGTGGTCCATAATGCATCGTAATACGCGTTAGGCTCAAGAATCTGAAGATTCACGGCAATACCTATCGCCTTCAGCTCGGACTGGATCAGCTCACTGACGGATTTCCATTCCGGAAACTCGGCTTGCTGCAGTACAAAACTAAACTCCAGTGCCGCGCCGTCCTTTTCAACTATCCCATCCCCATTAGAATCGCTATAACCGGCTTCTGCAAGAAGCTGTTTTGCTTCATCCGGATCGAATCCATACCAGGTATTATTCTGATCCGTCACATAGGGTACAGTTAAGGGGAATAGACCTTTGGCTTCGCTGCCGATACCATCCAGCAGATCATCGATAATGCTTTTTTTGTTAATGGCCAAATTCATGGCTTTGCGCACGTTCAGGTCCTGCAGAGCCGGAGTGTTGTAATTAAAAATCAGGAAATGCGAATTTGTTCCTGGTGCTTTTTGCAGACTCAAACTGGAGTCACTTTCGATAACCGGTACGCTTTCTACCGGAAGCTTGCCGGGCTGGCCTCCTGCAATATCTGCAGCCCCGCTTTGCAGCGCCAGCACTCTGGATTGCGGATCGGGAATAACCTTGAGAATAATTTTGGACAGCTTGGGTGCTTCCCCCCAGTAATAAGGATTTCTGACGAGCACTGCCTCCTGATCCGTCTTATAGCTCTCCGCCATCCATGCCCCGGTGCCGACCGCTTTGACAAATTTCCCGGTAACCGCTCCGGCGGGTTCTACGGCAGAAGGGCTGATGATTCGAACCGGTCTTGCAAAAGACAACTCCGTAAGGAACGGATAATAGGTTTTGTTGAAGGTCATGGTGAGTGTATGGTCGTCTATAACATCTATAGACTGCAACGCTGCAGCTACATTCAGCGAATTAGCCGGATCGTTCATCCAGCGTTCAAAAGAGAATTTAACCGCAGCGGCATTAAAATCAGTGCCATCCGAGAACTTCACCCCATGGCGAAGATGAAAAGTATACACTTTTCCGTCTTCGGATATGTCCCAGGACTCTGCCAATGCCGGCAGAATGCTGCCTTTTTCCCCATACTCCACTAATCCGTCATAGATCATCGCATGTACACTCATCGCACCTTTATAGGCACCGGCATCGAGCTGATCTATACCAGGGTCTGCCGATATGGCTACAGTGACCGCTTTCTCCTGCCCTCCGGGGGGTTGGCCTGTTGCATCGCTGTTACCGCTGTTATTGCTGTTGCTGCTGCACCCCGCAATCATTATGAATGCAGCCAGTATGATCATTACCAAAGATTGGGTTAAGCCTCTGATTCGCTTTGAATTTCTTGCCATCTCTAATGTAACTCTCCTTCTTCTAATTTCGGTCATCTGACTTTCTTAGCCGGGGGTCCTGTACAGGCACCGAAGCGATAAGTTTTTGGGTATACGGATGGACCGCCTGCTTCATCAGTCCGCCGCCCGTTTGCTCCTCCACAATCTGCCCCTGATGCATTACAGCTGCCCGGTCACAGAAACGGCTGACGACTGACAGATCATGTGTAATAAAAATATAAGCCAGCCCCAGCTGGGCCTTCAGCTCCTGCAACAAATTCATCATTTGCCTCCGCAGGCTGGCATCGAGACTGGAGAACGGCTCATCGCAGATAATCAGCTCCGGGCGAAGCGCAATCGCTCTGGCAATGCCGATTCTTTGCTGCTGGCCCCCGCTGAGTTCATGCGGATAACGGTACAAGTACCGCCCCTCGAGACCCACCAGCTCCAGCGTTTTTGCAACCCGGTCCCTGCGTGCCCTTACATTTCCCATCCCGTAATTTCTTAACGGCTCGCCGATGATTTGCTCCACTGTAAACAGCGGGTTGAACGAAGCGGGGCTGTTCTGAAATACGACCTGCAGCTTGCCCCGGATCCTCCGCATTTTGCTTAAGCTCCAATCTGTGAAATCTGTACCCTGGTAGAGGACTCTTCCGGAGGACGGCCGTTCCAATCCAAGCAGTAAACGGGCCAGCGTGCTTTTACCACTGCCGCTTCCTCCCACAAGTCCCAGATTTTCATGCGGCTTCAGCCGGAGCGACAGATGATTTACAGCCGCTATCTTTTGGATATCCGGCTTGAACCACCTCCCTTCCCGGCCATACACTTTACTCAGTTCTACTGCTTCGAGCAGATACATGTCTCCCCTCCTGAACAGATATATACTATTATGGTTGTTATCTGCTGCTAAGAAGCTGTCTTGTATAGGGATGCACCGGATTGGCAAAGAGGGTGTACACATTTCCGGCTTCCACAATCTTTCCTGACTGCATGACATACACATAATCCGCAAGCTCTGCGACGACGCCAAAGTCATGTGTGATTAACAGGATGCCCAGGCCCTCCGCATGTCTGATCCGATCCAGCTCCTTCAGAATCCGGGCTTGAGCCATAACATCAAGTGCTGTTGTCGGTTCATCGGCAATCAGAAGGCGCGCACCTGAGATTAGAGCGATGGCAATCATCACCCGCTGGCACATCCCGCCGCTGATCTGAAAAGGATATTTAGTGTACAGCAGCTCAGGATCGCTTAGGCCTGCCCGGCGCATCTGCTCCAAAGCCAGAGCTTTTGCCTCTTTTCTGGATACCTTTTTATGCAGCATCACCGTCTCTCTGATCTGCTTGCCTATGGGGAGCAGCGGATGAAGTGCGTTCATGGGGTCCTGAAAGATAATGGCTATTTCTTTGCTCCGCAGCTTCCTTAGCTCACGTTTTGAGTATTCTCGAAGATTATTGCCACCCAGCCAGACTTCTCCCTTCTCCACCCTGCCCGGCGGGTCCAGCAGTCCCAGGACAGACATGGCTGTTACGCTTTTACCACAGCCGCTTTCACCGACAAGCGCAACAATCTGCCGGGGCCTCACTTCCATGCTCACATCATCTACAGCCGTGACTGCCTGATCCTTGGTACAGAAGCTGGTCCGCAGATGCCGGATTCTCAGCAGCGGGGTCTCTGTTAACATGTTCTATAATTCCTCCTTCTGTCCCGGTTTCCGCAGCCCCTCTCCCAGCAGATTGAAGCCCAGGACCGAAAGCATAATCGCCAATCCCGGATATAACAGCAGCCGGGGTTCCGTTTGGATGTAGGGCCGGCTATCGTTCAGCATGACTCCCCATTCCGGTGTTGGAGGCTGAGCGCCCAGGCCCAGGAAAGACAGACCGGCGATCGAGAGCATCAGTGTACCGATTTCGATGGAAGCCAGCACCAGGATGGGACGGGTGGCATTCAAGAGAATATGCCGCAAAATAATCTGCAGATGCGTGGAGCCTCCAGCCTTGGCTGCCATAATGTAATCACTTTCCTTTATTTGCAGGACCATACTGCGGATCACTCTTGCATAGCCTGCCCACCACACTGCTGCAAAAGAGATAAGCAGGTTTTTCATGCTGGGGCCAAGCACCGCTGTAACAGCCAGAGAGAGAATGAGACTGGGAAAAGCCAGCAGGATGTCAATCACCCGCATGATCAAATGATCGATTATTCCCCCAACATAGCCAGCGAGCAGGCCAACCGGAATACTAATAGAAAAAACCGCCGCCAGTACCATCAGTGAATAATATAGTGAAGTCCGCGTCCCGTAGATCAGACGGGATAAAACGCAGCGCCCCAGATGGTCCGTACCCAGAGGATACTCCCATGACGGCATACTTAGCTTGTGTTCCATATGAATCTGAAGCGGATCGGATGGAGCAAGCCAAGGGGCAAATATTCCAATACATACGAACAGAAACACAATCATCCCGCCGGCTTTGGCCCCGTTACTCTTGAACATATGAAGGCGATACAAGACCAACGCCCCCCTTTCTGCCGTTTCACCGCATCCTGATTCGCGGGTTCAGCAGCAGATGGAGCAAGTCCACCGCAACGTTAATCAGGACAACGACAACAGCCATTATTAATACATAGCCTTGAATGACCGTGTAGTCTTTGGCAAAAATAGCTTCCACTGCATATTTGCCGATACCGGGCCAGGAAAAGATGCTCTCCACAATCACCGAACCGCCCAGCAGCCCCCCTATGTGAATCCCCAGCAAGGTGAGGCTGGGAAGAAGTGCATTGCGAAGCGCATGTCCGCCTATCACCTTCCATTCCTGCAGCCCCTTAGCCCTCGCCGCCTTGATATAGAGCTTGCCGAGAACCTCCAGCAGACTGGAACGGATCAGACGGATATAGATTCCCGCCATGCCAAAGCCGAGAGTACATGCAGGCAGAACCACACTCGGCCATCCCTCCATGCCCATCACAGGGAACCACTTCAGCTTCACCGCACCATAATAAATCAGCAGCAGGCCAAGCCAGTACCCTGGTACGGAAACACTGAACAGCGCACAGGCTCTTCCCAGACGATCCAGCAGGCTTCCCGGATAGAGGGCAGAGCCGATGCCAAGCGGCAAGGCAATCAGCATTGCCGTCAACAAGGAGCAGCCGCTAAGCAGCGCTGTAGCCGGGAAACGGCTCATAAGTTCCTCCCGCACCGGCAAGCCGCTGCTGTAGGATATTCCCAAATCCAGATGAAACACGCGGTACAGCCAGTGCACAAATTGCATATGTATCGGCCCATCCAGGCCAAGAGCATGTCTGGTGGCCTGGATGGCCTCCAGCGTGGGCTTGATGCCGTCTGCACGCAGCATAATCTCCGCCGGATCCCCCGGCGTTATTTGCATCAGTGCAAAGGTTATTATGGAGATGCCAAACAGCACGGGAATAATCTGCAGCAGCCGCTGCACCAGATACCGTAAAATGATGTTCAACCCCAATGCTTATTCGTAATAATTACGATTATAGCATAAAGTTTTAAAATTAATAGTCTAAATTTTACGTTCATATAAAACATGGCCGCTCCAGGCGGAGCGGCCAACGAATAATACCAAAGGGGCTTACTGCAACTTGATTTGAGGTAGAGGCAGAGAATCATTCTAATTTTAGGGGATAAGGGTTGTAGAAGTAGCAACGGTTACACCGTCCTCCACGGGGCAGCGCAGCCGCCTTGGTTCTTGCATATCCTGGAGAACGATTCCTCATGAATTCTACGGCAACTCTTTAAGTGGAAAAAGGTTAACTAATTTGCCGGAGTACCCTATCCTCGGGCAGATGAAGTGGAAAAAGGAACACTAATTCAGCTCATTTCGCCATTTGGCATGAAATATGGCCCAATTAAGTTTACTTTTTCCACTTAAATCCCATGATTACTTAATTTTCGGAAAAATAAGTTCCCTTATTCCAACTAGCACCTGTGAAGAAGCCGGTAAAGACGGATCGCCCTATTCCTTCACGATCTATCCGCAGCCGTTACGGACAGGAGAGCCGTTATGGATAGAAGATTCGTCTATTCCGCAAGACAACGGACTCAGATGCCTTTATTTCTCCCTTTTCCCTTTATTCCAGACTCCATCGAACGATATAACGGCTCCTGTGTCCGTAACTGCTGAAAAAGCAAGGTTTTTGACTAGATAAGGGCTCCTCAGTCCGCTCAGTCTGCGGATGGAACTCCAGCCCACGGTTGGATCCCTATCCTTCTGCATCGCTTATATCCTTTGTGGCTCCCAAGATATCCTCATTTTTTTGCACTGTATAATTTCCTATACAATGAAATAAGGGGTAAGTCGCTTCCCCAAAAACATATAAATTTTTATCTTTAATAAGAAAACGCTCCCGGTATACAGGGAGCGTTGGCTGGTTGGTTTGTGAATTCCGGTGAAAAAGAATGGCAATGAAGGGACATGGAATCAGTCCATTGTCGAATGATAAAGGTTCAATCACCACCTATACCGTGTCCCATAACTTGAATTAACATTTGAGTATTTCCGTCTGTTACAGGTTGGACGGTTACCACAGGTACAATAATTGCGATAGCCAGGCTACACGAAGCTAGAAGCATGATAAGTTTTCTTTTCATTTGCGTTCTGCACCTCTCTGATCAGAAGTTTGTATTGCTCTTTCTCTTCTTCATTTGCTCGATGCCGATAGTGTTCAAACAGATCGACACATTTGATTACATTACTTTCGTTATTGATTTTAGCAGATGATTCCAAACCCTGTAGGATGAAGTTAATCCCTTCATTACGATTATTA
This genomic interval carries:
- a CDS encoding (Fe-S)-binding protein yields the protein MKVSIFSTCVVDLMAPNVGIAMVQVLERLGCEIDFPASQVCCGQPTYNSGYLEDSKLAMKNMMRAFEHSDYVVGPSGSCIAMFHEYPKIFKGDPQWELKAVALKEKAYEFTQFIVRVLGITDVGASLEGTATYHRSCHMTRLLGERETPFQLLEQVQGLQMEPLKNSDNCCGFGGTFSVKMPDISEQMVNEKCGCITETGADILISADMGCLLNIGGRLSRKGEPVKIMHIAEVLNHHNPTKKEEAGHEPANG
- a CDS encoding LutB/LldF family L-lactate oxidation iron-sulfur protein, with the protein product MSLQTDKREFNERTTDGIGNPFMRNAVSSAQDSLKTRRLSAATALGDWEQWRTLGQQIRQHTLKHLDYYLEQLADNIEKKGGHIYFAKTKEEASGYIRDIIVQKKAKKIVKSKSMVTEEIEMNHVLMEAGCELTETDLGEYILQMDDWDPPSHIVAPALHKDRRQIQRVFTEKLGYTGDESPVNLARYARTVLRQKFLEADVGITGCNFAVANLGAINLVTNEGNGDLTAAIPKTHIAVMGMERIVPTLEEMEVLDNLLCRSAVGQKLTSYISVIGPSASGETDGPEDFHLVVVDNGRSGILGSEFNEALQCIRCGACLNVCPVYRHIGGHAYGSIYPGPIGAVITPLLGGYDDYKELPFASSLCAACTDVCPVKIPLHEQLILHRQNIVQQKRTGAAERLQMKTAGRLLASQALFGKALRFANPASRLISRHGRIARGPQLVRGWINARDLSQPVRQQDSFRAWFDKRKGREGQ
- a CDS encoding LutC/YkgG family protein, whose protein sequence is MTASNKDSFLNTIASKLGRERIYDVQRPDLQAMAPDSYGDLTADELIEILKEQCFFIHTQVIESNAEILQKTLDDLIAANGGGAVITSGDARFAEYGLEFANASVWEEAAGREQNILRSEAANTAIVFADYALAESGTIVVGSRPDQGRALHFLPAHYIAVIEKKRIMLRSTQAAADLNRRIQAGEPLGSSINFISGPSNSADIEMQLVVGVHGPLRAAYVLI
- a CDS encoding class I SAM-dependent methyltransferase; translation: MMLQEISKYWTSSSVGYDKVIQTQFRSRKTVRLWKQLLIQGMGLKSRQKVLDVGTGPGFFSILLSQMGHQATAVDASLGMIERAARNFDRYGCKVQAYVGDAADLTAEPDNSFDAVVCRDMVWTLPDPQKAYAEWHRLLKPGGTLIVFDGNYMYKENKSLFRRLWYALSWMLILITEKRIRQRSSKGKSLLSELPFVNVLRPEADEQALLHAGFRIFDTRRNFIPARKLPLNYLKYGYENVNRFMIIAKKE
- a CDS encoding nickel ABC transporter substrate-binding protein; the protein is MIILAAFIMIAGCSSNSNNSGNSDATGQPPGGQEKAVTVAISADPGIDQLDAGAYKGAMSVHAMIYDGLVEYGEKGSILPALAESWDISEDGKVYTFHLRHGVKFSDGTDFNAAAVKFSFERWMNDPANSLNVAAALQSIDVIDDHTLTMTFNKTYYPFLTELSFARPVRIISPSAVEPAGAVTGKFVKAVGTGAWMAESYKTDQEAVLVRNPYYWGEAPKLSKIILKVIPDPQSRVLALQSGAADIAGGQPGKLPVESVPVIESDSSLSLQKAPGTNSHFLIFNYNTPALQDLNVRKAMNLAINKKSIIDDLLDGIGSEAKGLFPLTVPYVTDQNNTWYGFDPDEAKQLLAEAGYSDSNGDGIVEKDGAALEFSFVLQQAEFPEWKSVSELIQSELKAIGIAVNLQILEPNAYYDALWTTKAYDLIMYRTYDDAYNPHAFLLSLFHKTAEAPAVAWSDAELESFIDTAVGSTDLLVRQKAYDSIFGRLYEEAMFGALYFPDEVMAVNKRVKGFKPGYTTFTPVFWNQLDVGEE
- a CDS encoding ATP-binding cassette domain-containing protein: MYLLEAVELSKVYGREGRWFKPDIQKIAAVNHLSLRLKPHENLGLVGGSGSGKSTLARLLLGLERPSSGRVLYQGTDFTDWSLSKMRRIRGKLQVVFQNSPASFNPLFTVEQIIGEPLRNYGMGNVRARRDRVAKTLELVGLEGRYLYRYPHELSGGQQQRIGIARAIALRPELIICDEPFSSLDASLRRQMMNLLQELKAQLGLAYIFITHDLSVVSRFCDRAAVMHQGQIVEEQTGGGLMKQAVHPYTQKLIASVPVQDPRLRKSDDRN
- a CDS encoding ABC transporter ATP-binding protein, giving the protein MLTETPLLRIRHLRTSFCTKDQAVTAVDDVSMEVRPRQIVALVGESGCGKSVTAMSVLGLLDPPGRVEKGEVWLGGNNLREYSKRELRKLRSKEIAIIFQDPMNALHPLLPIGKQIRETVMLHKKVSRKEAKALALEQMRRAGLSDPELLYTKYPFQISGGMCQRVMIAIALISGARLLIADEPTTALDVMAQARILKELDRIRHAEGLGILLITHDFGVVAELADYVYVMQSGKIVEAGNVYTLFANPVHPYTRQLLSSR
- the nikC gene encoding nickel transporter permease, translated to MFKSNGAKAGGMIVFLFVCIGIFAPWLAPSDPLQIHMEHKLSMPSWEYPLGTDHLGRCVLSRLIYGTRTSLYYSLMVLAAVFSISIPVGLLAGYVGGIIDHLIMRVIDILLAFPSLILSLAVTAVLGPSMKNLLISFAAVWWAGYARVIRSMVLQIKESDYIMAAKAGGSTHLQIILRHILLNATRPILVLASIEIGTLMLSIAGLSFLGLGAQPPTPEWGVMLNDSRPYIQTEPRLLLYPGLAIMLSVLGFNLLGEGLRKPGQKEEL
- the nikB gene encoding nickel ABC transporter permease is translated as MNIILRYLVQRLLQIIPVLFGISIITFALMQITPGDPAEIMLRADGIKPTLEAIQATRHALGLDGPIHMQFVHWLYRVFHLDLGISYSSGLPVREELMSRFPATALLSGCSLLTAMLIALPLGIGSALYPGSLLDRLGRACALFSVSVPGYWLGLLLIYYGAVKLKWFPVMGMEGWPSVVLPACTLGFGMAGIYIRLIRSSLLEVLGKLYIKAARAKGLQEWKVIGGHALRNALLPSLTLLGIHIGGLLGGSVIVESIFSWPGIGKYAVEAIFAKDYTVIQGYVLIMAVVVVLINVAVDLLHLLLNPRIRMR